In a single window of the Manis pentadactyla isolate mManPen7 chromosome 14, mManPen7.hap1, whole genome shotgun sequence genome:
- the RESF1 gene encoding retroelement silencing factor 1 isoform X2: MNWNGKPDSVTLPPQYPKNQSCFLEQTFINTLNPTSQSSSNYLGSNQEACMFLSSSNPVSQPLLNIRNYKTAQQIPISDMHSGTIMAPQTSAERRTYANVKGPKQLNHNMQMNSGVTQNVWLNSPMMNSVLPHTGTTVSQTAFGNNTSNVHGLQNQFVTSDSYSMKLQVVPSNSVRVPVSYQGNTRLNPTSSERQVDWTQQYMSSGVTYPDNRRVPKQYSYSSRSVVHDPALQKQKPVLPTSLQVKTCPPPESGLSLQSKQIETVQSYRYGVTHTDKRPPPPPYDCRYVSQPLQSTQHIDKHSTVEVPQSQGMPLPEMRKDFCRGFQQQWQNINEDVGVTGNVCNLKINSNVSPLFNEPIRPSVDSVQTFAQNNQEKRVDSCNLTSNQVLDTSVAKEKLVRDIKTLVEIKRKFSELARKIKINKDLLMAAGCIKPRSTTYSESAQKSELSLNQSAKIQPGPQVTLVTPETAVDKPPTVMENAEEITRTQSTVNSNNEDPNRRNSNHVNSVTQNSVCPEKLPAPNQLHDLKVMTSSKTSSVEIIQATLSNTQFSSGSFVNVELNVPANLAAASVPQPTPFEEYSSKYPNKNRLILSLLTHEGQTQKKLLKDASETIQVSKTHNFEITPNTHITGDQLSLNTMKTPSTCNINANISDSSVCLEHKPSTNEMSSKSSNHCSMELLATCLSLWKTQPSEPTEEKQCNESKANRAAVGISKLVDICDKSPFSVVGNYQNKMANGSQETNLSVVAQNYEPSGTIMKGTELQVAVVSPLILSDTKTSARGAPDTLPETIYPVIKEGSVCSLQNALSEKTRVTAALKVNESVPSITSTKIFPLMPKDKQNESPYGNSEGAPNNRQGKLIKSEPDPNYPLSDQQDSHKSRDTDSVSGGILQIDSICSLVEGDTSYNIQIAEIFNSPSLKMVEPQKPLPSHQEISSQHQKEQLDNITENKDFGFQRDTCVQSTDVSHRVTDQSESLQLLESHLKCDEGSGGITEDSSLEHITKKESTAKGPCSSAANQQDSYPQEIGASCNYTAQDLARNEILNEKTPILYLHDQLSELLKEFPYGIEPVNTHEGSVAQQESSKGQTCDKTSCDSKSDSAEKIKITILSSEQMKELFPEQEYQPCKADELTEPHEENPVTEGSQCDPQIHIKGEGHDSVILDSEKDDVRCCALGWLSMVYEGVPQCQCNSIKSMTSKEEKGKDERPPLETSSRKQGKKTSDKDIPTGLNSPPTKSLEVPLTSDRKKRLPEAEQGKALKDRAKTKHSHSLRTEQELCGQFLSKGDNKKLDSLPSHKQKGKLQFHEVTFHSSNKMTKFSQESLQRKRIAHNSRPLKAKTGFLTSKNKDLPVKSGSLMQAVPSEKRKLKTGDSKQKVLEKRKLEKGSVCDSEIKRKRCDGREQSKNAGGSIFKLRNFLSIPNERGRLKEKTVSNVKSSGSQESSNKNRVLTPKEYLQRQKHKDTMGSRASKKNYLKNEASDSQFMRCSNELPIRIGSYGKSNERDSSVQTSKEPISICTSHGKNPKVHHSEGSAKSLIMRNTKATDFGKQPNKMRIEKTKSEKSLNNVNNVECSRISKDQRKLYLNRVAFKCTERESICLTKLDCSPRKLNKERRPENKPNSLLPVSSTIEKLSLLEFKLCPDGVFKNTVPAEQRKDLQPCPQKEPSSVRDDNVLANKRLSKRSFSADGFETLQNPVRDSKAMFQTYKKMYMEKKSRSLSSSPST; the protein is encoded by the exons AGTGTCACCTTACCGCCACAGTATCCTAAAAATCAGTCATGCTTTCTGGAGCAGACTTTCATAAACACGCTTAACCCGACATCTCAAAGTTCTTCAAACTATCTTGGAAGTAATCAAGAAGCATGCATGTTTCTTAGCAGTTCAAACCCAGTTTCACAGCCACTGCTCAACATCAGAAATTATAAAACTGCACAACAGATCCCCATTTCTGATATGCATAGTGGAACGATTATGGCCCCACAAACTTCAGCAGAAAGAAGAACATATGCAAATGttaaaggacccaaacaactgaATCATAATATGCAAATGAATTCAGGAGTTACACAAAATGTATGGCTAAACTCACCAATGATGAATTCTGTGCTTCCTCATACAGGGACAACTGTCTCTCAAACTGCTTTTGGAAATAATACATCCAATGTACATGGACTGCAGAATCAGTTTGTAACATCAGATTCGTATTCTATGAAACTACAAGTGGTCCCTTCTAACTCAGTAAGAGTTCCAGTAAGTTACCAAGGAAACACGAGACTTAACCCGACTTCATCAGAGCGCCAGGTTGATTGGACACAGCAGTATATGTCCAGTGGAGTGACATACCCAGATAATAGACGAGTTCCAAAGCAATACAGTTACTCATCACGAAGCGTGGTGCACGATCCTGCTCTTCAGAAACAAAAGCCTGTGCTGCCTACATCATTACAGGTTAAAACCTGTCCCCCTCCAGAATCTGGACTGAGTTTACAGTCAAAGCAGATCGAAACTGTGCAGTCATACCGGTACGGAGTTACTCACACTGACAAgagacctcctcctcctccttacgACTGTAGATATGTGAGCCAGCCTTTGCAAAGTACTCAGCACATTGATAAACACTCTACTGTAGAAGTTCCTCAAAGTCAAGGAATGCCCTTACCTGAAATGAGGAAAGACTTTTGTAGAGGGTTTCAACAGCAGTGGCAGAACATTAATGAAGATGTTGGTGTAACTGGAAATGTCTGTAACTTGAAAATAAATTCCAATGTCAGTCCTCTTTTTAATGAACCCATTAGACCTTCTGTTGACAGTGTTCAGACTTTTGCTCAAAACAATCAAGAGAAAAGAGTGGATTCATGCAATCTAACTTCCAATCAGGTACTGGACACAAGTGTTGCAAAGGAAAAGTTGGTGAGGGATATTAAAACATtagtagaaataaaaaggaagtttTCGGAACttgcaaggaaaataaaaattaataaagatcTTCTGATGGCAGCGGGTTGTATTAAACCACGTAGCACCACTTACAGTGAATCTGCTCAAAAGTCTGAACTGTCTCTGAATCAGTCTGCCAAAATCCAGCCTGGACCACAGGTAACCCTAGTCACTCCAGAGACTGCAGTGGATAAACCTCCAACAGTAATggaaaatgcagaagaaataaCTAGAACACAGAGTACTGTGAACTCCAACAATGAGGACCCTAATCGCAGAAATTCTAACCATGTCAATTCTGTTACACAAAATTCTGTCTGTCCAGAAAAGTTACCAGCGCCAAACCAGTTACATGACTTGAAAGTTATGACTTCTTCAAAGACATCATCTGTTGAGATTATCCAGGCAACATTAAGTAACACACAGTTTTCATCAGGAAGTTTTGTCAATGTTGAATTAAATGTGCCAGCAAACTTAGCAGCAGCTTCTGTTCCTCAGCCTACACCCTTTGAGGAATATAGTTCAAAATATCCAAATAAAAATAGGCTAATTCTTAGTTTACTTACACATGAGGGTCAAACTCAGAAGAAACTACTAAAAGATGCTAGCGAAACCATTCAGGTTTCTAAAACACATAATTTTGAGATAACTCCAAATACCCATATCACTGGTGACCAGCTAAGTTTGAACACCATGAAAACTCCAAGTACTTGTAATATAAATGCCAACATTTCAGACAGCTCTGTTTGCCTTGAGCATAAACCCTCAACAAACGAAATGTCTTCTAAAAGTAGCAATCACTGTTCCATGGAATTGCTAGCAACATGTCTTTCTCTGTGGAAAACGCAGCCTTCAGAACCTACAGAGGAAAAACAGTGTAATGAGTCAAAAGCAAACAGAGCAGCAGTTGGAATTTCAAAGCTTGTGGACATCTGTGATAAGAGTCCATTTTCAGTTGTGGGAAATTATCAGAATAAGATGGCAAATGGCTCACAAGAAACAAACTTGTCAGTGGTAGCGCAGAATTATGAGCCATCAGGTACAATTATGAAGGGAACAGAACTTCAGGTGGCTGTTGTGTCACCCTTAATTCTTTCAGATACCAAAACATCTGCCAGAGGAGCACCtgacactttacctgaaacgataTATCCAGTCATTAAAGAAGGCAGTGTTTGTAGCTTACAAAATGCATTGTCAGAAAAGACAAGAGTTACTGCTGCTTTGAAAGTTAATGAGTCAGTACCAAGTATTACAAGCACCAAGATTTTCCCACTAATGCCAAAGGACAAACAAAATGAGTCACCTTATGGTAATTCAGAAGGTGCACCTAATAACAGGCAAGGAAAGCTTATCAAGTCAGAGCCAGATCCCAACTATCCTCTGAGTGATCAGCAAGACTCACATAAATCAAGGGACACCGATAGTGTAAGTGGTGGTATATTACAGATTGACAGTATTTGTTCTCTTGTTGAAGGTGATACATCTTATAATATCCAAATAGCAGAGATATTCAACTCTCCGTCTTTGAAAATGGTTGAACCACAGAAACCACTACCTAGTCATCAAGAGATAAGCAGTCAGCACCAAAAAGAGCAATTAGATAACATCACTGAAAACAAAGACTTTGGTTTCCAAAGAGATACTTGTGTCCAGAGCACAGATGTTTCACATAGAGTAACTGATCAGTCAGAGTCACTGCAGCTTCTAGAATCACACTTGAAATGTGATGAAGGGAGTGGTGGAATTACAGAGGACAGTTCCTTGGAGCACATTACTAAGAAAGAAAGCACAGCTAAAGGTCCATGTTCATCGGCTGCTAATCAGCAGGATAGTTACCCTCAGGAAATAGGTGCATCTTGCAATTACACTGCTCAAGATCTTGCAAGAAATGAGATTCTCAATGAGAAGACACCCATCTTATACCTACATGATCAGCTGTCAGAACTTCTAAAAGAGTTTCCCTATGGTATTGAGCCTGTGAACACGCATGAAGGTTCGGTGGCCCAACAagaaagctcaaaaggtcagacTTGTGATAAAACCAGTTGTGACTCCAAGTCGGactcagcagagaaaataaaaattacaatattAAGCTCAGAGCAAATGAAAGAGTTATTTCCTGAACAGGAGTATCAACCTTGCAAGGCAGACGAGTTAACAGAACCTCACGAAGAAAATCCAGTCACAGAAGGGAGTCAGTGTGACCCACAAATTCATATAAAAGGAGAAGGTCATGATTCTGTAATATTGGATTCAGAGAAAGATGATGTCCGTTGCTGTGCATTAGGGTGGCTCTCCATGGTTTATGAAGGAGTCCCCCAGTGCCAGTGTAATTCCATCAAGAGCATGACttcaaaggaagagaaagggaaagatgaGCGCCCTCCTTTGGAGACCTCCAGTcggaaacaaggaaagaaaacttcTGATAAAGATATTCCTACTGGACTTAATAGTCCTCCAACTAAGAGTCTGGAGGTGCCTCTGACTTCAGACAGAAAAAAACGTCTTCCTGAAGCAGAGCAAGGCAAGGCTCTAAAAGATAGAGCGAAAACAAAACATAGTCATTCACTAAGGACAGAACAAGAATTATGTGGCCAGTTTTTATCTAAAGGTGATAATAAAAAGTTAGATTCCTTGCCAAGTCATAAACAAAAAGGGAAACTACAGTTTCATGAAGTAACTTTTCATTCAAgtaataaaatgacaaaattttctcaagagagcctgcagaggaAGCGCATAGCACACAACTCCCGGCCATTAAAGGCAAAGACAGGTTTTTTGACAAGTAAAAATAAAGATCTGCCTGTGAAGAGTGGTTCTTTGATGCAAGCAGTAccatcagaaaagagaaaattgaaaacaGGTGATTCCAAACAAAAAGTTTTGGAAAAAAGGAAGTTAGAGAAAGGGAGTGTATGTGATTCAGAAATAAAGAGGAAGAGATGTGATGGACGAGAACAGAGTAAAAATGCAGGAGGCAGTATATTTAAATTACGTAATTTTTTGTCAATTCCAAATGAAAGAGGCAGGCTTAAAGAAAAGACAGTATCAAATGTTAAGTCCTCAGGCTCTCAGGAAagttcaaataaaaacagagtacTCACACCAAAGGAGTATTTACAAAGGCAGAAACACAAAGATACAATGGGTAGCAGAGCATCGAAGAAAAACTATCTGAAAAATGAAGCAAGTGATTCTCAGTTCATGAGGTGCAGTAATGAACTTCCTATTCGAATAGGGAGTTACGGGAAATCTAATGAGAGAGACAGCAGTGTGCAGACATCCAAGGAACCAATAAGTATTTGTACAAGCCATGGTAAAAACCCTAAAGTCCACCATTCTGAGGGGTCTGCTAAGAGTTTAATCATGAGGAATACTAAAGCAACAGATTTTGGAAAACAGCCTAATAAAATGAGGATTGAAAAAACCAAATCAGAAAAAAGTTTAAACAATGTAAATAATGTTGAATGCAGCCGAATATCAAAGGATCAAAGGAAACTGTATCTGAACAGAGTTGCATTTAAATGCACTGAACGTGAGAGCATCTGTCTCACAAAATTAGACTGTTCACCCAGGAAGCTCAATAAAGAGAGGAGACCGGAAAACAAACCTAATAGCCTCTTACCTGTGAGTAGTACGATAGAAAAACTAAGCCTGCTGGAGTTTAAGCTGTGTCCAGATGGAGTATTTAAGAACACAGTCCCTGCTGAGCAACGGAAGGATCTGCAGCCTTGTCCTCAGAAGGAGCCATCCTCTGTGCGAG ATGATAATGTTCTGGCTAATAAAAGACTCTCCAAGAGAAGCTTCAGTGCAGATGGATTTGAGACACTACAAAACCCAGTAAGAGATTCAAAAGCAATGTTTCAAACCTACAAAAAGATGTACATGGAGAAGAAAAGCAGAAGCCTCAGTAGCAGTCCTTCAACGTAA
- the RESF1 gene encoding retroelement silencing factor 1 isoform X1, protein MNWNGKPDSVTLPPQYPKNQSCFLEQTFINTLNPTSQSSSNYLGSNQEACMFLSSSNPVSQPLLNIRNYKTAQQIPISDMHSGTIMAPQTSAERRTYANVKGPKQLNHNMQMNSGVTQNVWLNSPMMNSVLPHTGTTVSQTAFGNNTSNVHGLQNQFVTSDSYSMKLQVVPSNSVRVPVSYQGNTRLNPTSSERQVDWTQQYMSSGVTYPDNRRVPKQYSYSSRSVVHDPALQKQKPVLPTSLQVKTCPPPESGLSLQSKQIETVQSYRYGVTHTDKRPPPPPYDCRYVSQPLQSTQHIDKHSTVEVPQSQGMPLPEMRKDFCRGFQQQWQNINEDVGVTGNVCNLKINSNVSPLFNEPIRPSVDSVQTFAQNNQEKRVDSCNLTSNQVLDTSVAKEKLVRDIKTLVEIKRKFSELARKIKINKDLLMAAGCIKPRSTTYSESAQKSELSLNQSAKIQPGPQVTLVTPETAVDKPPTVMENAEEITRTQSTVNSNNEDPNRRNSNHVNSVTQNSVCPEKLPAPNQLHDLKVMTSSKTSSVEIIQATLSNTQFSSGSFVNVELNVPANLAAASVPQPTPFEEYSSKYPNKNRLILSLLTHEGQTQKKLLKDASETIQVSKTHNFEITPNTHITGDQLSLNTMKTPSTCNINANISDSSVCLEHKPSTNEMSSKSSNHCSMELLATCLSLWKTQPSEPTEEKQCNESKANRAAVGISKLVDICDKSPFSVVGNYQNKMANGSQETNLSVVAQNYEPSGTIMKGTELQVAVVSPLILSDTKTSARGAPDTLPETIYPVIKEGSVCSLQNALSEKTRVTAALKVNESVPSITSTKIFPLMPKDKQNESPYGNSEGAPNNRQGKLIKSEPDPNYPLSDQQDSHKSRDTDSVSGGILQIDSICSLVEGDTSYNIQIAEIFNSPSLKMVEPQKPLPSHQEISSQHQKEQLDNITENKDFGFQRDTCVQSTDVSHRVTDQSESLQLLESHLKCDEGSGGITEDSSLEHITKKESTAKGPCSSAANQQDSYPQEIGASCNYTAQDLARNEILNEKTPILYLHDQLSELLKEFPYGIEPVNTHEGSVAQQESSKGQTCDKTSCDSKSDSAEKIKITILSSEQMKELFPEQEYQPCKADELTEPHEENPVTEGSQCDPQIHIKGEGHDSVILDSEKDDVRCCALGWLSMVYEGVPQCQCNSIKSMTSKEEKGKDERPPLETSSRKQGKKTSDKDIPTGLNSPPTKSLEVPLTSDRKKRLPEAEQGKALKDRAKTKHSHSLRTEQELCGQFLSKGDNKKLDSLPSHKQKGKLQFHEVTFHSSNKMTKFSQESLQRKRIAHNSRPLKAKTGFLTSKNKDLPVKSGSLMQAVPSEKRKLKTGDSKQKVLEKRKLEKGSVCDSEIKRKRCDGREQSKNAGGSIFKLRNFLSIPNERGRLKEKTVSNVKSSGSQESSNKNRVLTPKEYLQRQKHKDTMGSRASKKNYLKNEASDSQFMRCSNELPIRIGSYGKSNERDSSVQTSKEPISICTSHGKNPKVHHSEGSAKSLIMRNTKATDFGKQPNKMRIEKTKSEKSLNNVNNVECSRISKDQRKLYLNRVAFKCTERESICLTKLDCSPRKLNKERRPENKPNSLLPVSSTIEKLSLLEFKLCPDGVFKNTVPAEQRKDLQPCPQKEPSSVRVAGIKSTKEDWLKCVTEEKRMPEANQEIDDNVLANKRLSKRSFSADGFETLQNPVRDSKAMFQTYKKMYMEKKSRSLSSSPST, encoded by the exons AGTGTCACCTTACCGCCACAGTATCCTAAAAATCAGTCATGCTTTCTGGAGCAGACTTTCATAAACACGCTTAACCCGACATCTCAAAGTTCTTCAAACTATCTTGGAAGTAATCAAGAAGCATGCATGTTTCTTAGCAGTTCAAACCCAGTTTCACAGCCACTGCTCAACATCAGAAATTATAAAACTGCACAACAGATCCCCATTTCTGATATGCATAGTGGAACGATTATGGCCCCACAAACTTCAGCAGAAAGAAGAACATATGCAAATGttaaaggacccaaacaactgaATCATAATATGCAAATGAATTCAGGAGTTACACAAAATGTATGGCTAAACTCACCAATGATGAATTCTGTGCTTCCTCATACAGGGACAACTGTCTCTCAAACTGCTTTTGGAAATAATACATCCAATGTACATGGACTGCAGAATCAGTTTGTAACATCAGATTCGTATTCTATGAAACTACAAGTGGTCCCTTCTAACTCAGTAAGAGTTCCAGTAAGTTACCAAGGAAACACGAGACTTAACCCGACTTCATCAGAGCGCCAGGTTGATTGGACACAGCAGTATATGTCCAGTGGAGTGACATACCCAGATAATAGACGAGTTCCAAAGCAATACAGTTACTCATCACGAAGCGTGGTGCACGATCCTGCTCTTCAGAAACAAAAGCCTGTGCTGCCTACATCATTACAGGTTAAAACCTGTCCCCCTCCAGAATCTGGACTGAGTTTACAGTCAAAGCAGATCGAAACTGTGCAGTCATACCGGTACGGAGTTACTCACACTGACAAgagacctcctcctcctccttacgACTGTAGATATGTGAGCCAGCCTTTGCAAAGTACTCAGCACATTGATAAACACTCTACTGTAGAAGTTCCTCAAAGTCAAGGAATGCCCTTACCTGAAATGAGGAAAGACTTTTGTAGAGGGTTTCAACAGCAGTGGCAGAACATTAATGAAGATGTTGGTGTAACTGGAAATGTCTGTAACTTGAAAATAAATTCCAATGTCAGTCCTCTTTTTAATGAACCCATTAGACCTTCTGTTGACAGTGTTCAGACTTTTGCTCAAAACAATCAAGAGAAAAGAGTGGATTCATGCAATCTAACTTCCAATCAGGTACTGGACACAAGTGTTGCAAAGGAAAAGTTGGTGAGGGATATTAAAACATtagtagaaataaaaaggaagtttTCGGAACttgcaaggaaaataaaaattaataaagatcTTCTGATGGCAGCGGGTTGTATTAAACCACGTAGCACCACTTACAGTGAATCTGCTCAAAAGTCTGAACTGTCTCTGAATCAGTCTGCCAAAATCCAGCCTGGACCACAGGTAACCCTAGTCACTCCAGAGACTGCAGTGGATAAACCTCCAACAGTAATggaaaatgcagaagaaataaCTAGAACACAGAGTACTGTGAACTCCAACAATGAGGACCCTAATCGCAGAAATTCTAACCATGTCAATTCTGTTACACAAAATTCTGTCTGTCCAGAAAAGTTACCAGCGCCAAACCAGTTACATGACTTGAAAGTTATGACTTCTTCAAAGACATCATCTGTTGAGATTATCCAGGCAACATTAAGTAACACACAGTTTTCATCAGGAAGTTTTGTCAATGTTGAATTAAATGTGCCAGCAAACTTAGCAGCAGCTTCTGTTCCTCAGCCTACACCCTTTGAGGAATATAGTTCAAAATATCCAAATAAAAATAGGCTAATTCTTAGTTTACTTACACATGAGGGTCAAACTCAGAAGAAACTACTAAAAGATGCTAGCGAAACCATTCAGGTTTCTAAAACACATAATTTTGAGATAACTCCAAATACCCATATCACTGGTGACCAGCTAAGTTTGAACACCATGAAAACTCCAAGTACTTGTAATATAAATGCCAACATTTCAGACAGCTCTGTTTGCCTTGAGCATAAACCCTCAACAAACGAAATGTCTTCTAAAAGTAGCAATCACTGTTCCATGGAATTGCTAGCAACATGTCTTTCTCTGTGGAAAACGCAGCCTTCAGAACCTACAGAGGAAAAACAGTGTAATGAGTCAAAAGCAAACAGAGCAGCAGTTGGAATTTCAAAGCTTGTGGACATCTGTGATAAGAGTCCATTTTCAGTTGTGGGAAATTATCAGAATAAGATGGCAAATGGCTCACAAGAAACAAACTTGTCAGTGGTAGCGCAGAATTATGAGCCATCAGGTACAATTATGAAGGGAACAGAACTTCAGGTGGCTGTTGTGTCACCCTTAATTCTTTCAGATACCAAAACATCTGCCAGAGGAGCACCtgacactttacctgaaacgataTATCCAGTCATTAAAGAAGGCAGTGTTTGTAGCTTACAAAATGCATTGTCAGAAAAGACAAGAGTTACTGCTGCTTTGAAAGTTAATGAGTCAGTACCAAGTATTACAAGCACCAAGATTTTCCCACTAATGCCAAAGGACAAACAAAATGAGTCACCTTATGGTAATTCAGAAGGTGCACCTAATAACAGGCAAGGAAAGCTTATCAAGTCAGAGCCAGATCCCAACTATCCTCTGAGTGATCAGCAAGACTCACATAAATCAAGGGACACCGATAGTGTAAGTGGTGGTATATTACAGATTGACAGTATTTGTTCTCTTGTTGAAGGTGATACATCTTATAATATCCAAATAGCAGAGATATTCAACTCTCCGTCTTTGAAAATGGTTGAACCACAGAAACCACTACCTAGTCATCAAGAGATAAGCAGTCAGCACCAAAAAGAGCAATTAGATAACATCACTGAAAACAAAGACTTTGGTTTCCAAAGAGATACTTGTGTCCAGAGCACAGATGTTTCACATAGAGTAACTGATCAGTCAGAGTCACTGCAGCTTCTAGAATCACACTTGAAATGTGATGAAGGGAGTGGTGGAATTACAGAGGACAGTTCCTTGGAGCACATTACTAAGAAAGAAAGCACAGCTAAAGGTCCATGTTCATCGGCTGCTAATCAGCAGGATAGTTACCCTCAGGAAATAGGTGCATCTTGCAATTACACTGCTCAAGATCTTGCAAGAAATGAGATTCTCAATGAGAAGACACCCATCTTATACCTACATGATCAGCTGTCAGAACTTCTAAAAGAGTTTCCCTATGGTATTGAGCCTGTGAACACGCATGAAGGTTCGGTGGCCCAACAagaaagctcaaaaggtcagacTTGTGATAAAACCAGTTGTGACTCCAAGTCGGactcagcagagaaaataaaaattacaatattAAGCTCAGAGCAAATGAAAGAGTTATTTCCTGAACAGGAGTATCAACCTTGCAAGGCAGACGAGTTAACAGAACCTCACGAAGAAAATCCAGTCACAGAAGGGAGTCAGTGTGACCCACAAATTCATATAAAAGGAGAAGGTCATGATTCTGTAATATTGGATTCAGAGAAAGATGATGTCCGTTGCTGTGCATTAGGGTGGCTCTCCATGGTTTATGAAGGAGTCCCCCAGTGCCAGTGTAATTCCATCAAGAGCATGACttcaaaggaagagaaagggaaagatgaGCGCCCTCCTTTGGAGACCTCCAGTcggaaacaaggaaagaaaacttcTGATAAAGATATTCCTACTGGACTTAATAGTCCTCCAACTAAGAGTCTGGAGGTGCCTCTGACTTCAGACAGAAAAAAACGTCTTCCTGAAGCAGAGCAAGGCAAGGCTCTAAAAGATAGAGCGAAAACAAAACATAGTCATTCACTAAGGACAGAACAAGAATTATGTGGCCAGTTTTTATCTAAAGGTGATAATAAAAAGTTAGATTCCTTGCCAAGTCATAAACAAAAAGGGAAACTACAGTTTCATGAAGTAACTTTTCATTCAAgtaataaaatgacaaaattttctcaagagagcctgcagaggaAGCGCATAGCACACAACTCCCGGCCATTAAAGGCAAAGACAGGTTTTTTGACAAGTAAAAATAAAGATCTGCCTGTGAAGAGTGGTTCTTTGATGCAAGCAGTAccatcagaaaagagaaaattgaaaacaGGTGATTCCAAACAAAAAGTTTTGGAAAAAAGGAAGTTAGAGAAAGGGAGTGTATGTGATTCAGAAATAAAGAGGAAGAGATGTGATGGACGAGAACAGAGTAAAAATGCAGGAGGCAGTATATTTAAATTACGTAATTTTTTGTCAATTCCAAATGAAAGAGGCAGGCTTAAAGAAAAGACAGTATCAAATGTTAAGTCCTCAGGCTCTCAGGAAagttcaaataaaaacagagtacTCACACCAAAGGAGTATTTACAAAGGCAGAAACACAAAGATACAATGGGTAGCAGAGCATCGAAGAAAAACTATCTGAAAAATGAAGCAAGTGATTCTCAGTTCATGAGGTGCAGTAATGAACTTCCTATTCGAATAGGGAGTTACGGGAAATCTAATGAGAGAGACAGCAGTGTGCAGACATCCAAGGAACCAATAAGTATTTGTACAAGCCATGGTAAAAACCCTAAAGTCCACCATTCTGAGGGGTCTGCTAAGAGTTTAATCATGAGGAATACTAAAGCAACAGATTTTGGAAAACAGCCTAATAAAATGAGGATTGAAAAAACCAAATCAGAAAAAAGTTTAAACAATGTAAATAATGTTGAATGCAGCCGAATATCAAAGGATCAAAGGAAACTGTATCTGAACAGAGTTGCATTTAAATGCACTGAACGTGAGAGCATCTGTCTCACAAAATTAGACTGTTCACCCAGGAAGCTCAATAAAGAGAGGAGACCGGAAAACAAACCTAATAGCCTCTTACCTGTGAGTAGTACGATAGAAAAACTAAGCCTGCTGGAGTTTAAGCTGTGTCCAGATGGAGTATTTAAGAACACAGTCCCTGCTGAGCAACGGAAGGATCTGCAGCCTTGTCCTCAGAAGGAGCCATCCTCTGTGCGAG TTGCAGGAATAAAAAGTACAAAAGAAGACTGGTTAAAATGTGTAACTGAGGAGAAAAGGATGCCAGAAGCCAACCAAGAAATAG ATGATAATGTTCTGGCTAATAAAAGACTCTCCAAGAGAAGCTTCAGTGCAGATGGATTTGAGACACTACAAAACCCAGTAAGAGATTCAAAAGCAATGTTTCAAACCTACAAAAAGATGTACATGGAGAAGAAAAGCAGAAGCCTCAGTAGCAGTCCTTCAACGTAA